GCCACGCCTAACTAAATCGGCTAGTTTTTCTTCGGTCACAACTGGCACCTTAACTTTAGTTTTTGAGCGGCGCTTTTTAAACTTAACTCGTTTCTTAGAGATCTTTCTTGGTTTGACTTTTCTTTTGGACTTTTTAGATTTATTTTTTTTTGCCATATTTTTCTATGAATTAAATGAATAGTTAAAAATATGTGTCCGCAGTAGCCTTGCTTGGTTCTTTATCGTTACTTGATAAATGCGGGCGAAGGCGGGCCATAAATTTTTCTAAATTTGGATGCAAATTCAGCTAAAAATATGAACACCTGCCGAACCTGCCTGCCGGCAGGCAGGGCTCCTAGGGAGCGAAGGCGGACATCATAAGTTAGCTACAAATTTAATAATTTTTGAGTAAGTTCACTAAACTCTATAAGCAAAAGATTCAAAGCCTGGCTGTCGCCATCGGCTTCAGCTTTTTTTATATCGGCTTGAATAACTTTAAGCTTGGATTGCAAACTTTGTTTTTTTAAACTAACAAGAGTTCTGGCAAATTCGTCTGCCGGATCTATATTAAAATCGGCTATTAGCTCGCTCATAGCAATTAAGCGAGAATCAGCCGAGTCCGGAATTTTAGCGTCGTTATTTGCCAGCAGACTTTGGGCCAGCGAAAATAAATTTGGCTGGGAGAATAATTCTAGCTCCTCATTGCCAAGGCGGCCTTTTAAGTCTGGATATCTTAGTATTAAAGATAACAGATACTCTTCTTGACGTAAACCCGGCAAATCTTTGGGAGAAATAATAGCTTTAGATAAAGCAATATTTGGAACCTGCGGTTTTTGATTAAAATCCTGAATAACTAACTGTCTTAACTCTAAATTTAAAACGTCTCTAGCTATACCGGCCTTGTGAGAAAGTTCTTCCAACCAATAATCCCTATCTAATGGCGAAATAATACTTTTTATAAATGGCAAAACATTGGCTAAAACATTTTTCTTAGATTCCAAAGTTCCAGAAAAATCTTTTAAAGATCTATTTATAATATGCGCTAAATACGGCACCGGTTTTAAAACCGATTCACTCCAAAGTTTTGGATTTTCCTTTACAGTATCGGCCGTGTCTTTGCCCGAAGGAATAGAAACTACCGAAACATTTAAACCCGAAGCTATCGCCATATTAACGCCCTTTTTTAAAGCACTATCCCCCGCTTCATCGGCATCAAACGCCAACATTAATTTTTCGGTGTATCTTTTTATTATGCGCGCGTGGCTTCCGCCAAAAGCCGTACCACAAGTAGCCACCACATTTTTTACACCAGCCTGATGCGACATAAGCACATCCATTGTGCCTTCGAGAAGTATACAACCTTCGTTTCTAATATACGTTCTAGATTTATCTAAACCATAAAGCGCTTGCGATTTGTCGTATAAAATGGTGCTTGGAGTATTTACATATTTTCCGGCATCTTCGTGCACAGTCTTACCTTTTACTTTTTCGAAAATTCTGCCCGTAAAGCCAATCACCTGCCCTTGACTATCGGCTATAGGAAACATTATGCGGTGTCTAAACCTATCGTGATATTCACGCGTGGTTTCGCTTTTTACAGCCAGCCCCGATTTATCTATTTCATCGTTGGTATAACCTTCGGAACTTAAAAAATTATGTAACGATTGCCAAGTATCAGGCGCCCAACCAATTCTAAAGTTAGTTAAAGATTCTTTAGTTACTCCTCTTTCTTTTAAATATTCTACTGCCCCTAAACCTGGGCGAGATAATAACTGGCGTTCAAAAAACTTTGTAGCAAGTTCGCAAACTTCGTAAATTCTTTTTCGTTGCGAGCCTAACTGCACATCTTGATCGCGTTTTATTAATTTAACTCCGGCTTTCTCGGCCAGCATTTTTAACACATCGTAAAATTCCAAACCCTCCATTTTTTGCACAAAAGAAAAAATGTCTCCTCCTTCACCGCAACCAAAACAATGCCAAATCTGTCGAGCGGGCGTTACCACAAACGAAGGTGTCTTTTCGTGATGAAAAGGACACGAGCCCTTCCAGTTAGCACCAGCTTTTTGCAACTTTAAATAGCCCTGAATAACTTCGGCAATATCTAAACGACTTTTTATGTCTTCAACTTGAGAGGTCATGCTGGAATTATGTATCAGAAATCGGGAATTAGGAAGTCTAATTTGACATAAATAGCTAATCAAGCACTCTCTTATGTTAAACATCCAGTGTTTAACATTGAGGTACATGATAATCCCTTTCAACTCGCAGACTCTGTTCAGGGTATTTATTCAACACTTAGTGTTGAATAAATAAAAGAGAGGCTCCTGTTTAGAAACCTCTCTAGGTACTACTTACTTCTTGTTCAGTTGGTGCCGACCAACTCGGCCTCTTCTTCTGCTTCGAGATGGCCATTGCCGACGGGATCACCATCAACCCCGATCTCGCCTTCAGCGAGGTCTTCGACCACCTCGGCAGTGGTATTGCTGTCGACGAGGCCTTTGACAACCCCGATCCCACCGAAGTTGATGTTCACCAGCAGGGCTTTCACTCCGAAACACACGGAGACGAAGTCCCTACCGGTTTCGGTCGGAGGCTCGAAACCGATGTGGTCGAGAACACTGCGAAAGTCCTCTTCCACGAATTTCCCCGCGCCTTTGAAGACGAAAGTGAGAAGATTCCTCACCACACTTCCTCCGCCCTGCATCTGGAGCGCATTCGCGAGCCAGACGACGGAGGGGAGTATTAACCCCACGCGGGTTGCCATCTTGAGCGTCTTGATGGCGTCGTCGCCGAGACCATGCCTCTTGAGTCCCGCCATTTCCATGCTCTCGTCTTGGATCCGCTCTCTCCGCGCTTTTTGCGTGGCATCATCACGGCTATACCGCGCACAGCCGTTATGATCGAGGTAGCACGTAATCCAGCACTCGAGCTGGTGACCACCACTTCCTTCCTTGTAGCGGAAGATCTGGCCGGGAGCGAGAACCATTCCACTGGCTTTCGCCTGAGTGTAGAGGAAAGTCAAAATCTTATCTCCCGGACAAAGAACACCGTACCCTCCAGTCTCTTCGTCTCTCAGGACCATGACCTCCTCTTTTCCGATGGCCGTCTGGCGCATATGCACGAACTGCTTGCGCTCGTTCGCAACATCCGCCTGGCGAACTATCTTGTTCGTCTTGGCACTCATAGCAAAAACCTCCTTATTGAAAAACCCCTGAATCGCGACCGTCATAGGCCGTCGCCGCCTATATTAAGAACAATTATGTTTATAAGTATAGTCTATATCATAACTCTTGTCAAGAGCCACCCTTAAAATCTCAAGGGTGGGGTTGAAATCACTCATTTTTATTGACTATACTCAACAAAACTGATAAACTCTCGTCAATGAAACTATACGAACTATATACTGTTTTAAAACCATCTTTAAACGAAGATGGTCTCAATAAATTTGTTTCCGAAACAACCGAGGCCATGGCTAAAGGCGGTTTTGGAATCACATTTTCTAAAATAAAATTGGGAGAATATTTGCCGTACCCTATAAAGCACTGTATTCAAGGTCATACCGTAGATCTGGAACTTTCCGGCGCAGAAGAAAGTGTTTTTCCTCCAGAAATTGAAATTAAATTACGCCACAGCGAAAATATTTTGCGCTACCTGCTTTTAGCTAAATCAGAAAAAATGTTAAAGAAAACAAAACCCTTGCCTGTTTTTGAAGCACGCCCATACAGAACCGAAAGAAGACAATTACCTGTTTTAGAAACTGCTCCGATAGTTGTACAAAAAGAACCGCCGGTAGAAATTAATACAGAAGAAGTTGATAAAAAAATAGAAGAATTACTTAAATAGCAAGATTAGCTTATTAGATCGTTAGCTTCCTAGAAAATTCCTAGAAAGCTAAAAGCTAAAAGCTAAAAGCTAAAAATGAATCTTAACAAAATATTTGTCCTGGGCAATTTAACCCGAGACCCCGAGGTGCGTTCTCTGCCATCGGGCGGAAGCGTGGCCAGTTTTGCGGTAGCCACCAATAGAGTTTGGAATGATAAAAACGGGCAAAAACAACAAGACACCCAATTTCATAATGTTGTTGTATTTGGCAAAATGGCCGACATCTGCGCTAAATATCTTAACAAAGGCAAAATGGTTTTGGTGGAAGGCAGAATCCAAAACCGCAGTTGGGATGCGCCAGATGGCACAAAAAAATATAGAACCGAAATCGTCGCCGAAGGCATTCAATTAGGGCCAAAAACAGCTGGCGAAACAAGCGGAGCAAGTTTTACATCTAATAGGCCAGATACTCCCGTAGCCAATAAACCACAAGGACAAAACCAAAAAGCCGCCTCGCAGAATGCGCGGGAAGAAAATATACCTATAATAGAACAGGATGCGGAAGAAGTTGATATTTCGGATATACCATTTTAAACTGGATACTGGAAAGTAGAAGATGGTAGGTAGAGAATGTGGGGGTCAAAGATTTTCTCTGACTATAATCTGCTTTCTACACTCTAAAAATCTAAATGTATAAACCACATACCAAAAAACAAAAGGTAGAAAAAAAACAGTGCTATTTTTGCACCAACGATATTGACGTTGTGGATTTTAAAGAAGCGGCTGGGCTTAAAAGTTTTTTAACCCATCAATATAAAATCGCTTCTAGAACTCGTACCGGCAACTGTTCTAAGCACCAACGCCGAGTGGCTAATGCCATTAAGCGGGCTCGCATCGCCGGCTTACTGCCGTTTACGCAACATAAAAGGTAAGCTTAATAAGTAAAATCCCGCATCTTTTTTAGTTAAAAAGGTGCGGGATTTGTTTACACGAGATTAAAAAAGAACTTCTAATTTATTTCTAGCAAAATGAGATCGAAGTTTACCTAAAGCACGTTCTTTTAGTTGCCGAATTCTTTCCCTTGTCAGATTTATATTTTCGCCTATTTTTTCCAAAGTTTGAGGCTCGGCGCCGTCCAAACCATGATAACGTTTTATTATATAATATTCTCTGTCGTTTAAACACTCTCTTACAGCAACAAGAATGGCATGGCTTCTCTCCTTAATTTCAATACTTTCATCTGGCAAAGGGTCATCATCTATCAGGTTATCCAAAAAAGTCATGTTGCCATCATCATTTACTTCGTAATTTAGAGAAATGGGTTTCTGTGATATTTCTCTTAGGTCATCTATATCTTCTTTAGTTTTTAGTTCGCTTTCCGAAAGAATTTCTTCTATTTTAGGAATCCGACCTAATACCTGAACCAAACTCGCTTCAAGTTTATTTAATCTGTCTAATTCACCAATCTTATTTAACGGCAAACGAACAATGCGCGCATGCTCCGCAAGAGTTTGGAGAATTCCTTGCCTTATCCACCAAACTGCGTAAGAAATAAACTTAAAGCCTTTGTTACCGTCAAACCTTTGAGCAGCTGTAATCAAACCGCTATTACCAGCTTGAATTAGATCGCTAAGAGGCAAACCCTTGTTAATATATTTCTTGGCCACATCCACCACAAAACGAAGATTATTCTTAATTAGTTCGTTTAAAGCCTCTTCATCTCCAAGCTTTATAAGCTTGGCAAGTTCTTGTTCCCTTTCCGCTGGAAGACCTCCAGAGTTTTCTATATCACGAAAATATATATGAAGAAGATCAGAATTACCATCAAAAACACCCTCAATTGGATCGTCCCCACGAGACATATTAACCTCCTTTTATTAAAGAACTATCTTTGGAAACAATGCCTGCATCTTAAAATAAAATCAAGCTATAGTCAAAAGCCCTGATTATTCTCGGAGCTTTTTTGCTTTAGGCTATTTGAGTTTCTATAGACTTCTTTTTTATTTCTTCCACTATTTCACTCGAGATTTTAATATTTTCTTTTAAATAAGCTACCGAGGCTTCGGTGCCTTGCCCTATTTTTTGCCCAGCATATTGATACCACGAACCAGATTTATCTAAAACGCCCAAGCGAACGCCGGTATGCAAAATGTCGGCTAAAGAAGCAATACCTTGATTATACATAAGGTCAAATTCGGCCTGCCTAAACGGCGCTGCCACTTTATTTTTTACTACTTTCACGCGCACGCGGTTGCCCACAATTTCTTCTTTACTTTTTAATTGAGCAATACGGCGAATATCCATTCTTATAGAAGAAAAAAACTTTAAAGCGTTGCCGCCCGGCGTGGTTTCGGGGTTGCCAAACATAACACCAAGCTTCATACGAATTTGGTTTGTAAATATAACAGTGGTACCGCTTTTAGCCGCAATGTTCGTAAGCTTGCGTAGTGCTTTAGACATTAACCTGGCTTGCAAACCCATCTGCATATCGCCCATCTCGCCATCTATTTCGGCTTGTGGCGTTAAAGCCGCCACCGAATCTACCACCACCACGCCTACTCTGCCCGATTTTACTAAAGCCTCTACTATATCCAGAGCCTGCTCACCATTATCCGGCTGTGAAATCAAAAGGTTATCTGTATTAACCCCAATTTTTTTGGCGTAGTCTGGATCAAGCGCATGTTCCGCATCCACGAAAGCTGTTAAACTGCCGCGCTTTTGGGCTTCGGCCACTATGTGCAAAGTTAAAGTTGTTTTGCCAGAACTTTCAGGGCCATAAATTTCTACTATTCTGCCTTTGGGTATGCCACCTACACCTAATGCTAAATCTAAAGATATGGAACCAGTTGGTATGGCTTCCACATCTACTTTAGGCGCGTCGCCCAAAGCCATTATGGCACCCTCGCCAAAACGCTCTCTAATTTCTTTGACTGTTTCCTGCAAACCTTTAATTGATGATTTTACTGAAATATTTTCCTCTTGAGTTATTTTTTTAGCCATACTTACTAAATTTCGAAATTCGAATATCGAAATCCGAAACCCTACTTCGCTAAAGCTTCGTAGGGCACAGCAATATCACTTATTTGGATTTGCTTGCCCGCCGTAGTTTTAACAGAGGCGGGTTTCGAATTTCTGATTTCGTGCTTCGAATTTTATTTTTAAGGATTATAAGTTACGCGTTTAATTTCTTTATTTTCTTTTCCAAATCTGCTAACTGCTTTTATTTCGAATGTATTAATACCATTGAGCAACTCTATCTCTTTAACGAACGAGCCGTCTTCACCCGCAAAAATCGTTTCATTATTTATTGTTAAAACCGAATCCCGCGAAACCTTACCCTTAAATTCTAGCTTGGGATTATCCACAATAGTATCGCTTTCAGTAGGATAGTTCAAATTTAAATCTGGTTTTTCTAGAATAACTTTAAACTGCCAGCCAATATAAAATAGCACAAAAACACCGACAGTACCCAAAACAAGCCATCTAAAAGAAACTTGTTTTAAGAAATTTAGGCGGTTTAATATTTTATTTTTTGGTTTAGGCAAATCAACATAGCAAATTTGCTGCCACTCGTTTTCATAACGCAAAGCTAGCTCGTTTTCGTCTAGACCCACCACTTGAGCATATTTTTTTAAAAAACCTTTTACATAAACTCCCGAAGGCAAATCGCACCACTCGCCTTTTTCAATTTTTTTTAAGTGCTTGGCCGGAATACCGGTCCTGGCTACTAAATCGCCAAAGCGAATTTTTAAAAACAGCCTACGTTCTGTAAGATAATCATTTAGTTTAAGATTGTCTTTGGTATAAGCGATGGGCACGTTACAAAATTAAAATTTAAATATAAAAATTAAAAATTATCGAGAAACTATAAGATCAGACTAGCATCACAGAGACTAAGTATCAAGATAAACCTTATAAACTTTTCAAATATATTGTTAACACTTTTTGCCCGATCGAGGGGTGGTTGTTAACAATAAAAAACCACTCTTCGATTAGACTCAGAGTGGTTTTAAAAAACTATTAGGAAAAATTTTCTTTGTTTTCCTCTTCTGTGTGTATATCTATAGCTTCTGGTGGAACTTCTGATTTTACTAAAACCTCTCTAGGTTTAGCCCCTTCACCGGGACCAATCATGCCTTGAGCTTCTAGAATATCGAGTAATCTTGCGGCGCGGGCGTAGCCGACTCTTAATCGTCTCTGGAGTAAAGAAGCCGAAGCTTTACCAGCCTGCATAATAGCTTCTTTGGCTTGGAGTAAAAGTTCATCTTCGTCACTAGAATCCATTTTATCAAAACTTACACCGGTAAGTATTGGTCTATGATCTGAGACAGCTTTTTCCAAACCAAGCGCTTCTTCTGGATTAGCATCAGGCGCGTCTTCGGGTAGATTAGATCTTATAAACGAAACAACTTTTTTAACTTCTTTTTCCGAAACAAAAGTGCCTTGAATACGTTTGGGCTTGGGCGAATCAGAAGTTACAAAAAGCATATCGCCCATGCCTAAAAGTTTTTCGGCGCCAGCCGAATCTATAATTGTCCGTGAATCTATTTGCGAAGCCACCGCAAAAGCTATGCGCGTGGTAATGTTAGCTTTAATTAAACCCGTAATAACTTCTACCGAGGGCCGCTGTGTGGCTAAAACCAAATGTATGCCCACCGCCCGCGCCATCTGCGCTAAACGCACTACTGTAGCTTCTATTTCACGCCCGTAAGTAGACATTAAGTCGGCCAGTTCATCTATAATGATAACCAAATAAGGCATTAAATCGTCGCCTTTTTTAGCATCAACTTGAGAATTAAAACCGCCAATATCTCTAACTTTTTTTTCGGAAAGCAGGCTATATCTTCTTTCCATTTCTGAAGTCGCCCATTTTAAAGCCGACACCGCTTTTTTAGGCTCTACTATAACTGGGGTTAAAAGATGCGGAATACCATTATACAAAGTTAATTCAACTCTTTTAGGATCAATCATTATAAAGCGTAAAATTTCTGGCGAATGTTGATACAGCAAATTAACAATTAACGAATTTATGGCTACGCTTTTACCCGAACCCGTGGCGCCCGCAATAAGCAGATGAGGCATTCTGGTTAAAGCCGACCACATCGACCGGCCAGAAACATCTTTGCCTAAACCAATATTTAAAAAGTTTTTATGCTCCGAAGCCTCAAAACCCTGAAGCAAAGCTTTTAAACGCACCACCATAGATTTTTGATTGGGTATTTCTATGCCCACTAAAGATTTTCCCGGAATCGGCGCTTCTATTCTTAAAGATTCTCCGCCTAGGGCTAAAGATAAATCTTTTTGCAAAGCTAATATGCTAGCCAGTTTGACTCCAGTGGCTGGTTTTAAAGTAAACTGGGTTACCGCAGGGCCAATATTAACTTCCGACATTTCTACCGGAATATTAAAATTCTCTAAAGTTTTCTGAATAATTATGGCATTGCCCTTAATGTCGCCCGTCACCGGCATAGAGCCTTCGTCTTCTAATAAATCTAATGGTGGAAATTTATAGTTAACGGAAAGTGGCAACACACTAAATCCGCTCGCCATATTTTCTTGTTTCTTTTTTGAAACCTCATCTGACTTGGCCATTACTGACGTACCTTGAGGAGAATTTATAGTGACAGTGTCTTCAGCCGGTTTGGGCGCTTCAACTTTTTTAGCGGTTTGAGGTAGTTTAGCTTTGCTGGCTAACGTTGCAATTTTAGTTACTAAACCTTTTTCTAAAACTAATTTTTTTTCTGGAATCATTTCGCCATTTTCGTCCGCCTTAAAAACAAATTTTTCTTTTATTTGATCTTTCAAAGGCAAACGAAAAACAATCAACATAGCCGAAAAGAAAAACGCCACAAAAAATATTAAAGAACCCCAAAAACCAAACATCTGCCTAAACGGCCAGCCAAAATAATAACCCATTTTACCGCCAGCCTGATTTTGCGAAAATATTTCCATCAAGCCCAAAAAACTTAAAATTAGAACACTGCCCCCGATTATAGTGGAACCTAATATTTTTTTCTTGTCGGAAGTTAAAATAAAAAACGACATTAAAAACATCGTTAAAGGCACAAAGAAACTACCGGAACCAAACATATAATCGGCACCGGCTGTAATGGCTTCGGAAAAAGATCCCGACAAGCCAAAGAAAGCTAAGGTAGTTACCAAAGCCACAGCCAGCAAAAGAACGCCCACTACGCTTCTTTTAACGCTTGATTCTAAATGGAGCCAAGAAGTTGTTCTTTTTGGCTTTTTTACTTGAGATTTTTTAAGATTTTTAATATCCTCCTTTTCTTTTTCAGCAGGCATTAGGTTTAATCTATTACTAGAAAATAATAACATACAAAAAAGCCAAATAACAACAACGTTTTTCAGGAAGGGCGGTCCTTCCGATAGATTTCCTGCTATTTTTGGCAATCTTTATAGGAAAGCCAATCAAGAATAAAATCATCAAAGTCCTTTACACCGTCGAAATAATCTGGAAAAGCTTTTTTGTTGATAATTTTTTGCTCTAATCTTTGAACACCTACATAATCAAGATAACTGGAATAATTATAACCATTTAAAAAATTTTGGGCCGCTAATTTATTTTTAATACCAGTTTCTTTCCAGTTAGGTTCAATCAACTTAATAGAATTTAAGTGTGTATAGGCAAAAATATATTTCAGATATTCATCTCTTTCAATATGTTTTGCTTGAAACCTTCCCTGAAATAAAGAACCGCTACGATCATGTCTTTTATTGAAATACATGGAATAACCGGTGGATACTTTTCCCATAAATTTAGAGAGTCCACCTTCTACAGTTTCTCTTGCAAGTAAATGGAAATGATTCGGCATTAATACATGTGCGCCTAAAGCAGTAATATCATCGCCAGTATTTACATCAAAAATATCTGGGAAGGACCGCCCTTCCAAAAGAAGCTCATTGATATCTACACGGTCATTGTTATTACAAAGATAAAGGAGCATCAAAAAACGTCTATATTCGCCTGTAGATTCAAATATAGTCCTCTTATCCACACCTCGATTGTAGATATGATAATATTCCCCTACAGAGAAAGTGAATTTACGTTGCATTCAATAATTATAATTCCTTAGGGTATTTATCGGAAGGGCGGTCCTTTTTAGGCCTAGGGTTTGACACAGGATTGGCTATGGTTTAGACTGATTTTTACTGTTCTTCATGATAAAGTTCTTCATGATAAATAAGTGTCGGGGGTAGCTCAATTGGTCAGAGCGGCTGACTGTGGATCAGACTGTGTCGGTTCAAACCCGGCTCCCCGGCACCAAAATTTAATGGGCGTGCGGCTGAAAGGACTCCTCTGGACAGTTGGAGAAATCCGATTGAAGCTGGTGTCAGGAAATCCAGTCACGCCCACCAATCGTGTTCCGCGGTAACTCAGAGTGCTGACTTAAGGGCCGCAAGCCCCGGCCGGTTAGAGTGCCTAGCTGATAACTAGGAGGTCGTTGGTTCGAATCCAACCCGCGGAGCCAAAAACAAATCCCGCTTAGGCAAAAACGCCAAGCGGGATTTTATATTTTTTCTAACCATTTTTCTTTACCACAAACTAGGCAGATGACTCCGTGCAAAGCCTCTGATTGATTTTCTACTTCCCAAATCACAGATCTTGATACTGGAAGATTTATCTTTGCCGTATAACCTAAAAGTAGGGTCTGATTCTGTCTAACAAAATCAACTATACTCATAACACCAAGCTTAATCGCTTCAAAAAAGAATCCAGAAATAAAATCGGTGCGTGCGCCATAATTAACTTCAGATTCCCAAACAAAGACATTCTCTTTTAGTTGAAAAAAAATAAGAGGTAATGAGTCTTTAAAAATAACTGCTCCTGGCGGAGCATCTTCTGGAGTATTTGCTATAAAAGTAAAAACCCTATTAACTATATCCATCTCCGGAAAATTAATAATGATCACGCCAGTATATTCTCTAGATATTTTTGTAACAGTAGAAATGTCCAGCAATAGAGACATGGCCTGCCTTCTTTCTTTTTGTTTTAAAGAACAAAATTATTTGTACACTTTTATAAACTTTAAAATTCTGGCTTCGTCGTAATAATCAAATTTATCTAACCTACCCCAAGCTGTTAAAGCAATAAGCTTGTCGTTGTTCGTTCTTGGGGTCAAAACCACACCTGTTTTGTATTTGGCCACAATATTTTTTAAACTATCAATAATTTCTGGCGGGGCATCAGGGTGATAAGAAATCCAAACACCGCCAGCCACCAAGTTAGCTATTAAAGTTTGATCCGGCAATTCCTCGGTATAAACCCCCCAGTTAGCTTTATCGGCATAATGCCAACCAGAAACAGGCGGGCTGGTAAGATATATTCCCGGTAAAGGTTCGCCCGGTTTTATAACTTCGTTAGGTTGAATAGGTACAGCTTCGCCTGGTTTTTCTGAAGGTGATTTGATAAACCAAAAAATACCTAGGCCGGTTAATAAAACTATTACTAAAATTGTGATTCTTTTTCTGCTCACTAAATTATTTTAAATATTTATCTATAGCAACCTTAAACTGAGCAAATGGGTTTGATCTATCCACCCCCACAACTAACTCTCCATTTATAAACGTTGCTGGCGTACCAGAAACACCAACTGAACGACCATAATCTGTATCATCTTTAACGGCTTGGGTATATTTTCCAGTATCCAAACAAGAATCAAATTCCTCGCTGTTAAAACCTAACTCGCTCGCAAATTTTTTTAAATTTTCTTTACTAAAAGCGCCCTCGTTTTCGCCTTTTTGCCTATTTAATAATAGGTCGTGATATTGCCAAAACTTGCCTTGATCGTTAGCGCATCTAGCCGCTTCAGCCGCCCAAAAAGATTCTGGACCCAAAAAAGCGAAATCGCGCCATTGCATCTTGGCTTGGCCATTCTTTATATATTGTTCGCGTAATATGGGTTCTACATCCTTAAAAAAGAATCCGCAAAAAGGGCACTGATAATCGGCAAATTCAATAATAGTTATCTTGGCTTTTTCGTCTCCCAATACAGGCAAATT
Above is a genomic segment from bacterium containing:
- a CDS encoding DUF3105 domain-containing protein, with protein sequence MSRKRITILVIVLLTGLGIFWFIKSPSEKPGEAVPIQPNEVIKPGEPLPGIYLTSPPVSGWHYADKANWGVYTEELPDQTLIANLVAGGVWISYHPDAPPEIIDSLKNIVAKYKTGVVLTPRTNNDKLIALTAWGRLDKFDYYDEARILKFIKVYK
- a CDS encoding DsbA family protein; the protein is MEPQQETNNTSPLKSSLSIPISIVVAGLLVAGAVWFRGTGNVDTTAQIGAKPVKVELGNLPVLGDEKAKITIIEFADYQCPFCGFFFKDVEPILREQYIKNGQAKMQWRDFAFLGPESFWAAEAARCANDQGKFWQYHDLLLNRQKGENEGAFSKENLKKFASELGFNSEEFDSCLDTGKYTQAVKDDTDYGRSVGVSGTPATFINGELVVGVDRSNPFAQFKVAIDKYLK